A single genomic interval of Musa acuminata AAA Group cultivar baxijiao chromosome BXJ3-4, Cavendish_Baxijiao_AAA, whole genome shotgun sequence harbors:
- the LOC135637030 gene encoding threonine--tRNA ligase, chloroplastic/mitochondrial 2-like, with amino-acid sequence MSFAYAMAAASPSSLLLPRPQTLSRPLLNGRLPSPPATRRAPSLPFWSPTRDPRRFAASSSPAPSAVEGKPKLDAENGGTSAKDKEESLREQRIVLPTNESSEKLLRIRHTCAHVMAMAVQRLFPGSKVTIGPWIDNGFYYDFDMEPLTDKDLKRIKKEMDRIINRNLPLIREEVSREEAQTRIMAVNEPYKLKILESIEEEPITIYHIGNEWWDLCAGPHVDSTGHIDKKAVELESVAGAYWRGDVSKPMLQRIYGTAWETEEQLKAYLHLKEEAKRRDHRRLGQDLDLFSIQEDAGGGLVFWHPKGATVRHIIEDSWKKIHLQHGYDLLYTPHVAKADLWKVSGHLDFYKENMYDQMNIEDELYQLRPMNCPYHILVYKRKLHSYRDLPMRVAELGTVYRYELSGSLHGLFRVRGFTQDDAHIFCLDDQIKNEIRGVLDLTEEILLQFGFKKYEVNLSTRPEKFVGTDDIWEKATAALRDALDDKGWAYQIDEGGGAFYGPKIDLKIEDALGRKWQCSTVQVDFNLPERFDISYVDSNAEKRRPIMIHRAVLGSLERFFGVLIEHYAGDFPLWISPIQARVLPVTDTEVKYCTEVVSKLNSIGIRAELCYGERLPKLIRNAEKQKVPLMAVVGPKEVETQMVTVRSRFGGELGMMTIDEFIARIQFAVSNRTSL; translated from the exons ATGAGCTTCGCCTACGCCATGGCGGCAGCCTCACCCTCGTCGCTCCTCCTCCCCAGACCTCAAACCCTATCTCGTCCTCTCTTGAACGGCCGCCTCCCCTCGCCTCCCGCCACCCGGAGGGCCCCATCCCTCCCCTTCTGGTCTCCGACGCGAGACCCCCGCAGGTTCGCTGCCTCTTCCTCGCCTGCCCCCAGCGCTGTGGAGGGGAAGCCTAAGCTGGATGCCGAGAATGGGGGAACAAGCGCCAAGGACAAGGAGGAGAGTTTGAGGGAACAGAGGATCGTTCTCCCCACCAATGAATCCTCCGAGAAGTTACTCCGGATTCGCCACACG TGCGCACATGTCATGGCAATGGCTGTTCAGAGATTGTTCCCTGGCTCTAAAGTGACCATAGGTCCATGGATAGACAATGGTTTTTATTATGACTTTGATATGGAGCCTTTGACGGACAAGGATCTGAAGAGAATAAAGAAGGAAATG GATCGTATCATCAACCGCAATCTACCTttaataagagaagaggtatcaagGGAAGAGGCTCAAACACGAATTATGGCCGTAAATGAaccatacaagttaaaaatattggaAAGCATAGAGGAAGAACCTATTACAATTTATCATATAG GAAATGAATGGTGGGATCTTTGTGCTGGACCCCATGTGGATTCGACTGGACATATCGATAAGAAGGCTGTTGAACTTGAATCTGTTGCTGGGGCCTATTGGAGAGGTGATGTAAGTAAACCCATGTTGCAAAGGATATATGGAACAGCATGGGAGACCGAAGAACAGCTAAAAGCTTACCTTCATCTAAAGGAAGAGGCAAAGCGACGTGATCATAGGCGTCTTGGTCAGGATCTTGATCTATTCTCTATACAG GAAGATGCAGGTGGAGGATTGGTATTTTGGCATCCAAAAGGTGCAACGGTTAGGCACATTATTGAAGACTCGTGGAAAAAAATTCATCTGCAACATGGTTATGACTTACTCTACACTCCCCATGTTGCAAAGGCTGATCTTTGGAAAGTCAGTGGTCACTTGGACTTTTACAAGGAAAATATGTATGACCAGATGAATATAGAAGATGAACTCTATCAGCTTCGTCCAATGAATTGTCCTTATCACATATTGGTATACAAGAGGAAGCTGCATTCGTATAGAGATCTTCCTATGAGAGTGGCAGAGTTGGGAACTGTATACAGATATGAATTGTCTGGTAGCTTGCATGGACTATTTCGTGTGAGAGGGTTCACCCAG gatgatgcacacatattctgTTTGGATGATCAAATAAAAAATGAGATTAGGGGTGTCCTTGATCTGACTGAGGAGATACTGCTTCAATTTGGTTTCAAGAAGTACGAGGTGAACCTTTCAACGCGGCCAGAGAAATTTGTGGGCACTGATGATATATGGGAAAAAGCAACTGCTGCCTTGAGAGATGCTTTAGATGACAAAGGTTGGGCGTACCAGATTGATGAAGGTGGTGGTGCTTTCTATGGtccaaaaattgatttaaaaattgaaGATGCACTAGGAAGGAAATGGCAGTGCTCAACAGTGCAG GTTGATTTCAACTTGCCTGAGCGGTTTGACATATCCTATGTGGATTCAAATGCCGAGAAAAGACGCCCTATTATGATCCACAGAGCTGTTCTTGGATCTTTGGAGAGATTTTTTGGTGTCCTTATAGAACATTATGCTGGTGACTTTCCACTGTGGATTTCCCCGATCCAAGCTCGTGTTTTACCTGTGACTGATACTGAG GTCAAGTACTGCACGgaggtggtatcaaagctaaaTTCCATTGGCATCCGAGCTGAGCTTTGCTACGGCGAGCGCCTACCGAAGCTCATAAGAAatgcagaaaagcagaaggtgcctCTCATGGCAGTTGTTGGGCCAAAAGAAGTCGAGACTCAGATGGTTACTGTCAGATCGAGGTTTGGAGGTGAACTTGGAATGATGACCATCGACGAGTTCATAGCTAGAATCCAGTTTGCCGTGTCAAACAGAACATCATTGTAG
- the LOC103980339 gene encoding fasciclin-like arabinogalactan protein 7: MELTAISFATTLVALLISSPAIAQTPPAPILPPSPAPAPAPAPHHVNLTELLSVAGPYHTFLNYLLQTRVIDTFQNQANNSEQGITIFVPKDSAFALLKTSVLANLTDDQLRTLLLSHSLSKYYSLSDFRNLSNMNPVTTFAGGQYTLNVTEAAGIIHVVSSWSSPKISSSVYSTAPVAVYQIGCVLLPEAIFSVDPSLAPAPAPAPETTKASDIAPSHNGIASSPKSLESPTNTGRSAYNTRGVGLLIYFVLAVSSGLMLL, from the coding sequence ATGGAGCTCACAGCGATCTCTTTTGCTACTACTCTAGTAGCCTTGCTGATTTCTTCTCCTGCAATAGCTCAGACACCTCCGGCACCGATCCTACCTCCATCCCCAGCACCTGCACCAGCACCTGCGCCACACCATGTGAACCTCACGGAGCTCCTCTCTGTCGCTGGTCCTTACCATACCTTCCTCAACTATCTTCTTCAAACCCGCGTCATCGACACCTTCCAAAACCAAGCCAACAACTCGGAGCAAGGCATCACCATCTTCGTGCCCAAGGACTCGGCATTCGCACTGCTGAAAACCTCAGTCCTGGCCAACCTCACCGACGACCAACTCAGGACGCTTCTCCTGTCCCATTCATTATCCAAGTACTACTCGCTCTCGGATTTCAGGAACCTCAGCAACATGAACCCCGTCACCACGTTTGCCGGCGGGCAGTACACTCTCAACGTCACCGAGGCTGCTGGGATCATTCATGTCGTCTCGTCTTGGTCAAGCCCAAAGATATCTAGCAGCGTCTACTCTACTGCACCAGTCGCCGTTTACCAGATCGGTTGCGTCCTACTGCCGGAAGCAATCTTCAGCGTTGATCCGTCTCTAGCACCAGCTCCAGCTCCAGCTCCGGAGACCACGAAGGCATCGGATATAGCCCCCAGTCACAATGGAATCGCTTCTTCTCCCAAATCTTTAGAGTCACCAACTAATACCGGCCGTTCTGCATACAACACCAGGGGGGTTGGTCTCTTGATCTACTTCGTTTTGGCTGTTTCAAGCGGTCTGATGCTTCTTTAG
- the LOC135635436 gene encoding glycine-rich protein-like, whose translation MASKALLVFGVLCATLLLVSLQMATARELSEKTEHQNMKEEGAEDRKYPDDRGYGGYPGRGGGYYGGYPGRGGGYNGGYPGRGGGGYCRWGCCRRGYYGGCRCCSFPGEVPDAEYQAEPGN comes from the exons ATGGCTTCCAAGGCTTTACTTGTTTTTGGTGTCCTCTGTGCGACTCTCCTCCTCGTCTCCTTGCAGATGGCAACAGCCAGGGAATTGAGTGAGAAAACTg AGCACCAGAACATGAAGGAAGAAGGTGCCGAGGACCGGAAGTATCCCGACGATCGCGGATACGGTGGCTACCCTGGCCGTGGTGGTGGTTACTACGGTGGCTACCCCGGCCGTGGTGGTGGTTACAACGGTGGCTACCCCGGCCGTGGTGGCGGTGGCTACTGCAGGTGGGGATGCTGCCGCCGCGGCTACTACGGTGGGTGCCGATGCTGCTCCTTCCCCGGAGAGGTTCCAGATGCTGAATACCAAGCTGAACCGGGGAACTAA